The Caballeronia sp. Lep1P3 genome window below encodes:
- a CDS encoding ATP-binding cassette domain-containing protein, whose protein sequence is MNDDNILALENVSKFFGKVIALNGVTLRLKRGEVHCLLGDNGAGKSTLIKTLAGVHAPSSGAYLVDGKPVHFESPKEALDLGIATVYQDLALVPLLSVARNFFMGREPQKKRFGLFSVMDLDLAADTSRAKLAEMGINVRDPHQPIGTMSGGEKQCLAIARAIHFGARVLILDEPTAALGVKQSFNVLKLIHKAREKGISVIFITHNVHHAYPIGDSFTLLNRGRSMGTFTKDTITKNEVLDMMAGGAEMQKMISELEGATI, encoded by the coding sequence ATGAACGACGACAACATCCTCGCGCTCGAGAATGTCAGCAAGTTCTTCGGCAAGGTCATTGCACTGAACGGCGTGACGCTGCGCTTGAAGCGCGGCGAAGTGCATTGCCTGCTCGGGGATAACGGCGCGGGCAAGTCCACGCTCATCAAGACGCTCGCCGGGGTGCACGCGCCCTCTTCCGGCGCATATCTCGTCGATGGCAAGCCGGTGCATTTCGAGTCGCCGAAAGAAGCGCTCGATCTCGGCATCGCGACCGTGTATCAGGACCTCGCGCTCGTGCCGCTGTTATCCGTTGCCCGTAACTTCTTCATGGGCCGCGAGCCGCAGAAGAAGCGCTTCGGTCTCTTCAGCGTGATGGACCTGGATCTCGCCGCCGACACGTCTCGCGCGAAGCTCGCGGAAATGGGCATCAACGTGCGCGATCCGCATCAGCCGATCGGCACGATGTCCGGCGGCGAAAAGCAATGTCTCGCGATTGCGCGCGCGATCCACTTCGGCGCGCGCGTGCTGATCCTCGATGAACCGACTGCCGCGCTCGGCGTGAAGCAGAGCTTCAACGTGCTGAAGCTCATCCATAAGGCCCGCGAAAAAGGCATCTCCGTGATCTTCATCACGCACAACGTGCATCACGCGTATCCCATTGGCGATTCGTTCACGCTGCTCAATCGTGGGCGCTCGATGGGCACCTTCACGAAGGACACCATCACGAAGAACGAAGTGCTCGACATGATGGCGGGCGGCGCGGAAATGCAGAAGATGATCAGCGAACTCGAAGGCGCGACGATCTGA
- the iolG gene encoding inositol 2-dehydrogenase, with the protein MTIDVAVFGAGRIGKIHAGNLARQPGVRLKYVVDVNREAAAALAGQHGAQVADIDGAMGDASIGATVVCSSTDTHANLIMQSAAAGKHVFCEKPVDLTIERARACADAIDRAGVVCMIGFQRRFDPTFSALKARVDAGEIGEPEMLIVTSRDPGAPPVEYIKHSGGIFKDMLIHDFDIFRWMLDDEAETLHATGSCLSDPAIADAGDIDSTAVTIRTKRGRLCQINTARRAAYGYDQRFELLGSAGMLQAGNVRPTEVTAYSKTAVSTDVPEAFFLERYRAAYALEIAHFFDAVNTGKPVRTTVADGLKALELAEAATLSWREKRIVRLGERAA; encoded by the coding sequence ATGACGATTGACGTGGCGGTGTTTGGAGCGGGGCGCATCGGCAAGATTCATGCGGGCAATCTCGCGCGGCAGCCGGGCGTGCGGTTGAAGTATGTCGTCGATGTGAACCGCGAGGCCGCAGCCGCGCTCGCCGGGCAGCACGGCGCGCAGGTCGCGGACATCGACGGCGCAATGGGCGATGCGTCCATCGGCGCGACGGTCGTATGTTCGAGCACGGACACGCATGCGAACCTCATCATGCAGTCGGCGGCGGCGGGCAAGCATGTGTTCTGCGAAAAGCCCGTCGATCTCACGATCGAACGCGCGCGCGCATGCGCCGATGCGATCGACCGCGCGGGCGTCGTCTGCATGATCGGCTTTCAGCGGCGCTTCGATCCGACGTTCTCGGCGCTGAAGGCGCGCGTCGACGCGGGCGAGATCGGCGAGCCGGAGATGCTGATCGTGACGAGCCGCGATCCTGGCGCGCCGCCCGTCGAGTACATCAAGCATTCGGGCGGCATCTTCAAGGACATGCTGATTCACGATTTCGACATCTTCCGCTGGATGCTCGACGACGAAGCCGAGACGCTGCACGCGACGGGCAGTTGCCTGTCCGATCCGGCTATCGCGGATGCGGGCGACATCGACTCGACCGCCGTCACCATCCGCACGAAGCGCGGGCGGCTGTGCCAGATCAACACGGCGCGGCGCGCGGCGTATGGCTACGATCAGCGCTTCGAGCTGCTCGGAAGCGCAGGCATGCTGCAGGCGGGCAACGTGCGGCCGACCGAAGTCACCGCGTACTCGAAAACCGCCGTCTCGACGGACGTGCCCGAAGCGTTCTTTCTCGAACGCTATCGCGCGGCGTATGCGCTCGAAATCGCGCATTTCTTCGACGCGGTGAATACCGGCAAGCCGGTGCGCACGACCGTCGCCGATGGGTTGAAGGCGCTCGAACTCGCGGAAGCCGCGACGCTTTCGTGGCGCGAGAAGCGCATCGTGCGGCTCGGCGAGCGCGCGGCATGA
- a CDS encoding sugar ABC transporter substrate-binding protein has translation MILCNGRAALRALAAAAALCSAALISTSPAHAAPDARFVLISHAPDSDSWWNTIKNAIKQADEDFNVQTDYRNPPNGDIADMARLIEQAAARNYDGVITTIADFDVLKSAINKVTAKKIPLVTINSGTEEQSAQLNAIMHIGQPEYVAGKAAGEKAKAAGIKSFLCVNHLATNTVSFDRCKGFADALGIDYKASTLDSGQDPTEIQSKVSAYLRNHPDTQAILTLGPTPASATLKAVTQMGLQNKLYFVTFDFSDDIAKAIKDGTIKFAIDQQPYLQGYIPVAVLAIVKKEHTTDPAKIRQILEANPKFKARLETYGLQPSYGPKNIRSGPGFITKENLDKVVKYAGQYR, from the coding sequence ATGATCCTTTGCAACGGTCGGGCCGCGCTGCGCGCGCTGGCGGCTGCTGCTGCGTTGTGCAGCGCCGCGTTGATCTCGACGTCCCCCGCGCATGCGGCCCCGGACGCCCGCTTTGTCCTCATCAGCCACGCGCCGGACTCGGACTCGTGGTGGAACACCATCAAGAACGCGATCAAGCAGGCGGACGAGGACTTCAACGTCCAGACCGACTATCGCAATCCGCCCAACGGCGACATCGCGGATATGGCGCGTCTCATCGAACAGGCGGCCGCGCGCAATTACGACGGCGTCATCACGACGATCGCGGACTTCGACGTGCTGAAGAGCGCGATCAACAAGGTGACGGCGAAGAAGATTCCGCTCGTCACGATCAACTCGGGCACCGAGGAGCAGAGCGCGCAACTCAACGCGATCATGCATATCGGCCAGCCGGAATACGTCGCGGGCAAGGCGGCGGGCGAAAAGGCGAAGGCCGCGGGCATCAAGTCGTTCCTGTGCGTGAACCATCTCGCGACGAACACGGTGTCGTTCGACCGCTGCAAGGGTTTCGCGGATGCGCTCGGCATCGACTACAAGGCATCGACGCTCGACTCGGGACAAGACCCGACCGAGATTCAGTCGAAGGTATCGGCGTATCTGCGCAATCATCCGGACACGCAGGCGATCCTCACGCTCGGACCGACGCCCGCATCCGCGACGCTCAAGGCCGTGACGCAAATGGGCCTGCAAAACAAGCTCTATTTCGTGACTTTCGATTTCTCCGATGACATCGCGAAGGCGATCAAGGACGGCACGATCAAGTTCGCCATCGACCAGCAGCCGTATTTGCAGGGCTACATTCCGGTCGCGGTGCTCGCCATCGTGAAGAAGGAGCACACCACCGATCCCGCGAAGATTCGCCAGATTCTCGAAGCCAATCCGAAGTTCAAGGCGCGGCTCGAAACGTATGGCTTGCAGCCTTCGTATGGGCCGAAGAACATTCGCTCGGGACCGGGTTTCATCACTAAGGAAAATCTCGACAAGGTCGTGAAGTACGCCGGGCAGTATCGTTGA
- a CDS encoding MurR/RpiR family transcriptional regulator, producing MQDETGTDVLSVDDLMQRITDVYDSLPRQLKSVATYIEQHRASVMMDRTSDIAASCGVHPSAVVRFAQRFGFSGFSDLQTVFRQAYTGGSASQSYQQRIRKLIDEKAGEASGVSVAREFIAASRAGLDELEAGLDDAQFEAAVEMLQQAENIYVIGVRRSFAVASYIAYALGHTRKRVHLVSGFGGMFREQIRGVKKGDVVIAISFAPYGKETQYCVRAAQHHGAATLVITDSQLSPLARHASASLLVKEGSAFAFRSLTSTICLCQALFIALAYRLELNVEESRETSGYDD from the coding sequence ATGCAGGACGAAACCGGCACCGACGTGCTTTCCGTGGACGATCTGATGCAGCGGATCACCGATGTCTACGACTCTTTGCCGCGCCAGTTGAAGAGCGTGGCGACGTACATCGAGCAGCATCGGGCGAGCGTGATGATGGACCGCACGAGCGATATCGCCGCGTCGTGCGGCGTGCATCCGTCGGCGGTGGTGCGCTTTGCGCAGCGCTTCGGCTTCTCCGGCTTTTCGGACTTGCAGACGGTGTTCCGGCAGGCGTACACGGGCGGCAGCGCGTCGCAGAGCTATCAGCAGCGCATCCGCAAGCTGATCGACGAGAAAGCGGGCGAGGCGTCGGGCGTGTCGGTCGCGCGCGAATTCATTGCGGCAAGCCGCGCGGGTCTCGATGAACTCGAAGCCGGCCTCGACGACGCGCAGTTCGAAGCCGCCGTCGAAATGCTTCAGCAAGCGGAGAACATCTACGTGATCGGCGTGCGCCGCTCGTTCGCGGTGGCGAGCTACATCGCGTATGCGCTCGGCCATACGAGAAAGCGCGTGCACCTCGTGTCGGGCTTCGGCGGCATGTTCCGCGAGCAGATACGCGGCGTGAAAAAGGGCGACGTGGTCATCGCGATCAGCTTCGCGCCCTACGGCAAGGAAACGCAATACTGCGTGCGCGCGGCGCAGCATCACGGCGCGGCGACGCTCGTCATCACCGATAGCCAGCTTTCGCCGCTTGCGCGCCACGCGAGCGCTAGCCTGCTCGTGAAGGAGGGCAGCGCGTTCGCGTTTCGCTCGCTCACGAGCACCATCTGCCTGTGCCAGGCGCTTTTCATCGCGCTCGCGTACCGGCTCGAATTGAACGTCGAAGAATCCAGGGAGACGAGCGGTTATGACGATTGA
- the iolC gene encoding 5-dehydro-2-deoxygluconokinase produces the protein MPMNSRFAADRERDIICLGRLAVDLYAQQIGARLEDVSTFAKYLGGSSANIAFGCARLGLKSSMLARVGNDHMGRFLTETLQREGCDIGHVRIDHERLTALVLLGIEDRDTFPLVFYRENCADMAVDESDFDEAYIASSKALLITGTHFSTEQVNRTSRRALEYARRNHVRTILDIDYRPVLWGLTGKADGETRFVANEGVTAHLQRILPLMDLVIGTEEEFRIAGGKDRLIDALTMVRAVTSATLVVKRGPLGCSIIEGAVPASIDDAPVHGGVEVEVLNVLGAGDAFASGFLSGWLRDEPLEACARAANACGALVVSRHGCAPAMPTQAELDYFLAAANEDAARMCRPDLDATLARLHRVSPPRKQWDEVLGFAFDHRNQFFELAQQTGASEARISTLKNLFVDAVAQTEEALGLAGRIGVLIDDRYGQDALNRASKRAWWIGRPVELPGSMPLVFDRGRSIGTTLIEWPREHIVKCLVHYHPDHPHELRLEQEAQLRALYDAVQASGHELLLEVIVPKNGPPVHDDTVYRAIKRLYNLQLYPEWWKLEPMSATQWQAIDALLAERDPYCRGVVLLGLSANVDQLRDGFRAAASSKTCKGFTVGRTIFHEPSHAWLAGEIGDDELIARVRRTFETLIAAWRDARASALDSNVLHVTQEQAA, from the coding sequence ATGCCAATGAATTCCCGTTTTGCCGCCGATCGAGAACGCGACATCATCTGCCTCGGCCGGCTCGCCGTCGATCTGTATGCGCAGCAGATCGGCGCGCGCCTCGAAGACGTATCGACGTTTGCAAAGTATCTCGGCGGCTCGTCGGCGAATATCGCGTTCGGCTGCGCGCGGCTCGGACTGAAGTCGTCGATGCTCGCGCGCGTCGGCAACGATCACATGGGGCGCTTTCTCACCGAGACGCTGCAGCGCGAAGGCTGCGACATCGGCCACGTTCGCATCGATCATGAACGGCTGACCGCGCTCGTGCTGCTCGGCATAGAAGACCGCGATACGTTTCCGCTCGTCTTCTATCGCGAGAACTGCGCGGATATGGCCGTCGATGAAAGCGATTTCGACGAGGCGTATATCGCGTCATCGAAGGCGCTGCTCATTACCGGCACCCACTTCTCGACCGAACAGGTGAACCGCACGAGCCGGCGCGCGCTCGAATATGCGCGGCGCAATCACGTGCGCACGATTCTCGACATCGACTATCGGCCCGTGCTGTGGGGGCTGACCGGCAAGGCCGACGGCGAGACGCGCTTCGTTGCCAACGAAGGCGTGACCGCGCATTTGCAGCGCATCTTGCCGTTGATGGATCTCGTCATCGGCACGGAAGAGGAGTTTCGCATCGCGGGCGGCAAGGACCGTCTGATCGATGCACTGACGATGGTGCGTGCCGTTACGAGCGCGACGCTCGTCGTCAAGCGCGGGCCGCTCGGCTGCTCGATCATCGAAGGCGCGGTGCCTGCATCCATCGACGATGCGCCCGTTCACGGCGGCGTCGAAGTCGAAGTGTTGAACGTGCTCGGCGCAGGCGATGCGTTCGCGTCGGGCTTTCTCTCCGGATGGCTGCGCGACGAACCGCTCGAAGCCTGCGCGCGCGCGGCGAATGCGTGCGGCGCGCTCGTCGTTTCGCGACACGGCTGCGCGCCCGCAATGCCGACGCAAGCCGAACTCGACTACTTTCTCGCCGCCGCGAACGAGGATGCTGCACGCATGTGCCGTCCCGATCTCGACGCGACGCTCGCGCGCCTGCATCGCGTGAGCCCGCCGCGCAAGCAATGGGATGAAGTGCTCGGCTTCGCGTTCGATCATCGCAATCAGTTCTTCGAACTCGCGCAGCAGACAGGCGCAAGCGAGGCGCGCATTTCGACGCTGAAGAACCTGTTCGTCGATGCAGTCGCACAGACCGAGGAAGCGCTCGGGCTTGCCGGGCGCATCGGCGTTCTGATCGACGACCGCTATGGACAGGACGCGCTCAATCGCGCGTCGAAGCGTGCATGGTGGATCGGCAGGCCGGTGGAATTGCCCGGCTCGATGCCGCTCGTGTTCGATCGTGGCCGCTCGATCGGCACGACGCTGATCGAATGGCCGCGCGAGCATATCGTGAAGTGCCTCGTGCACTATCACCCGGACCATCCGCATGAATTGCGGCTCGAACAGGAAGCGCAATTGCGCGCGCTTTACGACGCGGTGCAGGCAAGCGGGCACGAACTGCTGCTCGAAGTGATCGTTCCGAAGAACGGGCCGCCCGTTCACGACGACACGGTGTATCGCGCGATCAAGCGCCTCTATAACCTTCAGTTATACCCCGAGTGGTGGAAGCTCGAACCGATGAGCGCGACGCAATGGCAAGCCATCGATGCCTTGCTTGCCGAACGCGATCCGTATTGCCGCGGCGTGGTGCTGCTCGGGCTGTCGGCGAACGTCGATCAACTGCGCGACGGCTTCAGGGCGGCCGCATCGTCGAAGACATGCAAGGGCTTCACGGTCGGGCGCACGATCTTTCATGAGCCGAGCCATGCATGGCTCGCGGGCGAGATCGGCGACGACGAACTCATCGCGCGCGTGCGGCGCACCTTCGAGACCCTGATCGCCGCATGGCGCGATGCGCGCGCGAGCGCGCTCGATTCCAACGTCCTTCACGTAACGCAGGAGCAAGCCGCATGA
- a CDS encoding sulfurtransferase TusA family protein, with protein sequence MEVHKEVDARGLNCPLPILRAKKALADMTSGQILKVLATDPGSQRDFAAFAKQTGNEIVEATSQDKTFVFLMRRR encoded by the coding sequence ATGGAAGTTCACAAGGAAGTCGACGCGCGCGGGCTCAACTGCCCGTTGCCGATTCTGCGGGCGAAGAAGGCGCTCGCCGACATGACGAGCGGCCAGATACTCAAGGTCCTCGCAACCGATCCCGGCTCGCAGCGCGATTTCGCCGCGTTCGCGAAGCAGACCGGCAACGAAATCGTCGAGGCGACGTCGCAGGACAAGACGTTCGTCTTTCTGATGCGGCGTCGCTGA
- the galU gene encoding UTP--glucose-1-phosphate uridylyltransferase GalU, producing MLKVTKAVFPVAGLGTRFLPATKASPKEMLPVVDKPLIQYAVEEAMAAGITEMIFVTGRSKRAIEDHFDKSYEIEAELEARGKDKLLELVRSIKPSHVDCFYVRQAEALGLGHAVLCAEKLVGDNPFAVILADDLLYGKPPVMTQMIEVFDHYHSSVIGVEEIPPSDTKSYGIIDGKEWEDNIVKLSGIVEKPEPAVAPSNLGVVGRYVLKPRIFDHIRALKPGAGGELQLTDAIQSLLSDEQVLAYKYHGTRFDCGSKLGYLKATVEFALRHPEVSKDFEEYLRTRAPILEG from the coding sequence ATGCTAAAAGTTACCAAAGCGGTTTTTCCCGTTGCGGGTCTCGGCACGCGGTTCCTCCCCGCGACGAAGGCCAGCCCGAAGGAAATGCTGCCGGTCGTCGACAAGCCGCTGATTCAGTATGCGGTCGAGGAAGCGATGGCCGCCGGCATCACCGAGATGATTTTCGTCACCGGCCGCAGCAAGCGTGCCATCGAAGATCATTTCGACAAGTCCTATGAGATCGAAGCCGAGCTTGAGGCGCGCGGCAAGGACAAGCTGCTCGAACTCGTGCGCAGCATCAAGCCGAGCCACGTGGACTGCTTCTACGTGCGCCAGGCGGAAGCGCTGGGTCTCGGTCATGCGGTGCTGTGCGCCGAGAAGCTCGTCGGCGACAACCCGTTCGCCGTGATCCTCGCGGACGACTTGCTGTACGGCAAGCCGCCCGTCATGACGCAGATGATCGAGGTGTTCGACCACTATCACAGCTCGGTGATCGGCGTCGAAGAGATCCCGCCGTCGGATACGAAGTCCTACGGCATCATCGACGGCAAGGAGTGGGAAGACAACATCGTCAAGCTGTCGGGCATCGTCGAGAAGCCGGAGCCGGCGGTGGCGCCGTCGAACCTCGGCGTGGTCGGCCGTTATGTGCTCAAGCCCCGCATTTTCGACCACATTCGCGCGCTGAAGCCCGGCGCGGGCGGCGAACTGCAACTGACGGACGCGATTCAATCGCTGCTGTCGGATGAGCAAGTGCTGGCCTACAAGTACCACGGCACGCGCTTCGATTGCGGCAGCAAGCTCGGCTATCTGAAGGCGACGGTCGAATTCGCGCTGCGCCATCCGGAAGTGTCGAAGGACTTCGAAGAATATTTGCGCACGCGCGCGCCGATTCTCGAAGGCTAA
- a CDS encoding Gfo/Idh/MocA family oxidoreductase, whose amino-acid sequence MNPVRVGIVGLGRLGRRHAENLAWRTPGARLVAACSPVDEEREWARAHLPEPALHANYGALLADPSVDAVWLVTPTSLHAPQIVAALDAGKHVFCEKPLSLDLAECDRVIEAHARHAQLQVMIGFVRRFDASYRDAFERIRNGAIGRPFMVRSQTCDKNDPDGFFVRFARTSGGLFLDCSVHDIDLARWLLGNPRATRVFASGTIALHEGLRECGDIDNGVGVIEFEDGRLAVLYASRTMAHGHDTQTEIIGTAGALAVGRNPRVNRVEIADEHGMRNACTPTFFERFEDAFLSEAQAFVASLAHGTPTGLTLDDAREATRIGIAMREAYASGQPVKL is encoded by the coding sequence ATGAATCCGGTGCGCGTGGGCATCGTCGGGTTGGGGCGGCTCGGGCGGCGGCACGCGGAGAATCTCGCGTGGCGCACGCCGGGCGCGCGACTCGTTGCGGCATGCAGTCCCGTCGATGAAGAGCGCGAATGGGCGCGAGCGCATCTGCCCGAACCCGCGCTCCACGCGAACTACGGCGCGCTGCTCGCCGATCCGTCCGTCGATGCGGTATGGCTCGTCACGCCGACGTCGCTGCACGCGCCGCAGATCGTCGCGGCGCTGGACGCCGGCAAGCACGTCTTCTGCGAGAAGCCGCTCTCGCTCGATCTCGCCGAATGCGACCGCGTCATCGAAGCGCACGCGCGGCATGCGCAACTTCAGGTGATGATCGGCTTCGTGCGCCGCTTCGACGCGAGCTACCGCGATGCGTTCGAGCGCATCCGGAACGGCGCGATCGGCCGGCCGTTCATGGTGCGTTCGCAGACGTGCGACAAGAACGATCCCGATGGCTTCTTCGTGCGATTCGCGCGGACTTCCGGCGGGCTTTTCCTCGATTGCAGCGTGCACGACATCGACCTCGCGCGCTGGCTGCTCGGCAATCCGCGTGCGACGCGCGTGTTCGCGAGCGGCACCATCGCGCTTCACGAAGGCTTGCGTGAATGCGGCGACATCGATAACGGCGTGGGCGTCATCGAATTCGAGGATGGACGGCTGGCCGTGCTCTACGCGTCGCGCACGATGGCGCACGGGCACGATACGCAGACGGAGATTATCGGCACGGCGGGCGCGCTCGCGGTGGGGCGCAATCCGCGCGTGAACCGCGTCGAGATCGCGGACGAACATGGTATGCGCAACGCCTGCACGCCGACGTTCTTCGAGCGTTTCGAGGATGCTTTCCTGAGCGAAGCGCAGGCGTTCGTCGCGTCGCTCGCGCATGGCACGCCGACCGGCCTTACGCTCGACGATGCGCGCGAAGCGACGCGCATCGGCATCGCGATGCGGGAAGCGTATGCCAGCGGCCAGCCGGTGAAGCTTTGA
- a CDS encoding ABC transporter permease yields the protein MGVAGKHYPPHAHPQQDGADDAAERDKPSDERVRRQSWFGHLLNRPEFAAISGTVLVFIVFGFGAGSSGMFNLDGVMNWSQVAAYLGLLAVGACLLMIAGEFDLSIGSMIGFAGMMVALPSVYFHWPISLAILFAFIASMLLGALNGYLVMRTRLPSFIVTLAFLFILRGLTLALSIMFADRTIISGVGDLAQKDWLADTLFHGVALHGVFTALAHMGIGKLLDSGEPLVPGIPKVIIWWLVLAAVGAFVLAKTRYGNWILAVGGDANAAKNVGVPVKRVKISLFVLTAFCSCLFAVLQVCDIGSAAADRGLQKEFEAIIAAVIGGTLLTGGYGSVVGACFGALIFGVVQIGITYTNVSSDWFRVFLGVMLLIAVLFNHYVRRRVSQAQ from the coding sequence ATGGGCGTAGCCGGCAAGCACTATCCTCCACACGCGCACCCGCAGCAGGACGGCGCCGATGATGCAGCCGAGCGCGACAAGCCATCGGACGAGCGGGTGCGCCGGCAATCGTGGTTCGGCCATCTGCTGAACCGGCCGGAATTCGCCGCGATTTCAGGCACCGTGCTGGTGTTCATCGTGTTCGGCTTCGGCGCGGGATCGTCGGGTATGTTCAATCTCGACGGCGTGATGAACTGGTCGCAAGTGGCCGCGTATCTCGGCCTGCTCGCGGTCGGCGCGTGTCTCTTGATGATCGCGGGTGAGTTCGACTTATCCATCGGCTCGATGATCGGCTTCGCCGGCATGATGGTCGCGTTGCCATCGGTCTATTTTCATTGGCCGATCTCGCTCGCCATTCTCTTCGCGTTCATCGCCTCGATGCTGCTCGGCGCGCTCAACGGCTATCTCGTGATGCGAACGCGCCTGCCGTCCTTCATCGTGACGCTCGCGTTTCTCTTCATCCTGCGCGGCCTGACGCTCGCACTCTCGATCATGTTCGCGGACCGCACGATCATCTCCGGCGTCGGCGATCTCGCGCAAAAAGACTGGCTCGCCGATACGCTTTTTCATGGCGTCGCATTGCACGGCGTGTTCACTGCGCTCGCGCATATGGGCATCGGCAAACTGCTCGACAGCGGCGAGCCGCTCGTGCCCGGCATTCCGAAGGTCATCATCTGGTGGCTCGTCCTCGCGGCCGTCGGCGCGTTCGTGCTTGCGAAGACGCGCTACGGCAACTGGATTCTCGCGGTCGGCGGCGATGCGAACGCCGCGAAGAACGTCGGCGTGCCGGTCAAGCGCGTGAAGATCTCGCTCTTCGTGCTCACTGCGTTCTGCTCGTGCCTCTTCGCCGTGCTGCAAGTGTGCGACATCGGTTCGGCGGCGGCCGATCGCGGCTTGCAAAAAGAGTTCGAAGCGATCATCGCCGCGGTCATCGGCGGAACGCTACTCACCGGCGGTTACGGATCTGTCGTCGGCGCGTGCTTCGGCGCGCTCATCTTCGGCGTCGTGCAGATCGGCATCACATACACGAACGTGAGTTCCGACTGGTTCCGCGTGTTTCTCGGCGTGATGCTTCTCATCGCCGTGCTCTTCAATCATTACGTGCGCCGCCGCGTGTCACAGGCGCAATGA